Proteins encoded in a region of the Spiroplasma endosymbiont of Amphimallon solstitiale genome:
- a CDS encoding transposase, with amino-acid sequence MFFKRKLKRKDFIEIFRENKTRIKQIEKKEKFEAVEQKFKEKGIQCPDCSSFLCTKYGSKDYKQRYKCKSCNITFHAFKNHYFYWSHLSHDQWDLLIQIATLGQSAYIISQFINTTNKTAWFNRQKFMKSTQLVKTQNQFVKLKARIEVDETFIKEIHKGNFKDPNDPRKQWIEENAKDLNCCIQMAIDENRNIYAQTTNTKRLNKKWVQENLTSKLIEENSIIVCDMQVLYDTVAKQTKSTIQQFKSKENKELNYKKLSNVSKIQSSLKEFITHYHGIGFTNIQNYLNLWKWKYQHYGLTPYQKSNVLYFSL; translated from the coding sequence TTATTTTTTAAAAGAAAACTTAAAAGAAAAGATTTTATTGAGATTTTTAGAGAAAATAAAACTAGAATTAAACAAATTGAGAAAAAAGAAAAATTTGAAGCAGTCGAACAAAAATTCAAAGAGAAAGGGATTCAATGTCCAGATTGTAGTTCTTTTTTGTGTACTAAATATGGTAGTAAAGATTATAAGCAAAGATATAAATGTAAAAGTTGTAATATTACTTTTCATGCTTTTAAAAATCATTATTTTTATTGAAGTCATTTATCTCATGATCAATGAGATTTATTGATACAAATAGCTACTTTAGGTCAATCTGCTTACATTATTTCTCAATTTATTAATACTACAAATAAAACTGCCTGATTTAATCGTCAAAAATTTATGAAATCAACACAATTAGTAAAAACACAAAATCAATTTGTAAAATTAAAAGCTAGAATTGAAGTTGACGAAACTTTTATCAAAGAAATTCATAAAGGAAACTTTAAAGATCCAAATGATCCAAGAAAACAATGAATTGAAGAAAATGCTAAAGATTTAAATTGTTGTATTCAAATGGCAATTGATGAAAACCGAAATATCTATGCTCAAACAACAAATACTAAAAGATTAAATAAAAAATGAGTACAAGAAAACTTAACATCGAAACTTATCGAAGAAAATTCAATTATAGTTTGTGATATGCAAGTATTATATGATACAGTAGCTAAACAAACTAAATCCACTATCCAGCAGTTTAAATCAAAAGAAAATAAAGAATTAAATTATAAAAAATTAAGTAATGTCAGTAAAATACAATCAAGTTTAAAAGAATTTATTACTCATTACCATGGCATTGGATTTACCAATATTCAAAATTACCTCAATTTATGGAAATGAAAATATCAACACTACGGATTAACCCCTTATCAAAAATCCAATGTGTTATATTTCAGTTTGTAA
- a CDS encoding isochorismatase family cysteine hydrolase, which yields MKNNDSFIEMINKTLDKTVNLDFKTLKGHNILFIVDMVNGFAKKGNLFSPNINSIIKPIKNLLAKVNTNETKVIAFNDAHNEHSPEFHTFSSHCLENTIESELVEELKFDNIKIIKKNSTNGFFAFDFKPNLQWDNIIIVGCCTDICIYQFAISCKTWFNQHNKEVNVIVPMTMTNTYDQPEHPAHILNQYAWYSMLKNGITIVKDVI from the coding sequence ATGAAAAATAATGATTCATTTATTGAAATGATAAATAAAACTTTGGATAAAACAGTTAATTTAGATTTTAAAACTTTAAAAGGTCATAATATTTTATTTATTGTTGATATGGTTAATGGCTTTGCTAAAAAAGGAAATTTATTTTCACCTAATATTAATTCAATTATTAAACCAATTAAAAATTTATTAGCAAAAGTAAATACTAATGAAACTAAAGTTATTGCTTTTAATGATGCTCATAATGAACATAGTCCCGAATTTCATACTTTTTCTAGTCATTGTTTGGAAAATACTATTGAATCAGAGTTAGTAGAAGAATTAAAATTTGACAATATTAAGATTATTAAAAAAAATAGTACTAATGGTTTTTTTGCTTTTGATTTTAAGCCAAATTTACAATGGGATAACATTATTATTGTTGGTTGTTGTACTGATATTTGTATTTATCAATTTGCTATTAGTTGTAAAACTTGATTTAATCAGCACAATAAAGAAGTAAATGTTATTGTTCCAATGACAATGACAAATACTTATGATCAACCAGAGCATCCAGCTCATATTTTAAATCAATATGCATGATATTCAATGCTTAAAAATGGCATTACTATTGTTAAGGATGTTATTTAA
- a CDS encoding IS30 family transposase, protein MYKYLTIESIIAIKEYKSYGFSIRKIAKAIDYSKSTVHRVCRLLNQNLLPLEILNKIQKNKQNAGRKLIILTLIEINTINHLLITKNYALDIIANFLKENKIKSISTKTLYNMFKTNRMGFDENNLLRKGKNKPHKQKETRGRINNCKSIHERNLIIPNIKNIEEFGHLEGDTIIGKDHKSSIITLADIWSKTTIPLATKNNKSENITKSIIKFISKLQKGTVKTITFDRGKEFSKWKLIEKNCNVKIYFADPGKPCQRGLNENNNGILRRYLPKSTDLSSYKQKDLNTIAFQINSTPRKSLSYKRPIDLIQLF, encoded by the coding sequence ATGTATAAGTATCTGACTATTGAATCAATAATAGCAATAAAAGAATATAAAAGTTATGGATTTTCGATTCGTAAAATAGCAAAAGCCATTGATTATAGTAAATCAACTGTACATAGAGTTTGTAGATTATTAAATCAAAACTTATTGCCATTAGAAATATTGAATAAAATTCAAAAAAATAAACAAAATGCAGGTAGAAAATTAATAATTTTAACTTTAATAGAAATTAATACTATTAATCATTTGTTAATTACTAAAAATTATGCTCTTGATATAATTGCTAATTTTTTAAAGGAAAATAAAATAAAAAGTATTTCAACAAAAACTTTATATAACATGTTTAAAACAAATCGAATGGGTTTTGATGAAAATAACTTATTGAGAAAAGGAAAAAATAAACCTCACAAACAAAAAGAAACTAGGGGCAGAATTAATAATTGTAAGTCTATTCATGAAAGAAATTTAATCATTCCTAATATTAAAAATATAGAAGAATTTGGTCATTTAGAGGGTGATACTATCATTGGTAAAGATCATAAAAGTTCTATTATTACTTTAGCTGATATATGATCAAAAACCACAATTCCTTTAGCAACTAAAAATAATAAATCAGAAAATATTACAAAAAGTATAATAAAATTTATTTCAAAGTTACAAAAAGGAACAGTTAAAACTATTACTTTTGATCGTGGTAAAGAATTTAGTAAATGAAAATTAATCGAAAAAAATTGTAATGTTAAGATTTATTTTGCAGATCCTGGTAAACCTTGTCAAAGAGGTTTAAATGAAAATAATAATGGTATTTTAAGAAGATATTTACCAAAATCTACAGATCTATCTTCATATAAACAAAAAGATTTAAATACTATAGCATTTCAAATTAATTCTACACCCAGAAAATCACTATCTTATAAAAGACCAATAGATTTAATACAATTATTTTAA
- the metK gene encoding methionine adenosyltransferase, translated as MIPNITHPLFTSESVAPGHPDKICDQIADAILDAFLKQDPHAKVACEVFITTNFVLIGGEVHSHAQVDYQAIARKVITEIGYINDEIGFNGFTCEIKVLIHEQSPDILQGVELKNHQIGAGDQGIMFGYACQQTLEYMPLAIVLAHELIKRATKLRKEKKFKYALLDMKAQVTIDQEDPKNLKIHTILMSIQHQANYDEKQFKTFIHKEIMQYIANKYHLNLDFKYLINPTGKFVIGGPAGDTGLTGRKLMVDTYGGAACHGGGAFSGKDPTKVDRTGAYYARYIAKNIVAANLAKICEVQLAYAIGSGVPIAIFVNTHQTIISGLTEAKLTEIIYQVFDCSASAMIDKLELFKQNYQQLSTYGHFGRNDLQLPWEKLDKVSLLKTYLPKK; from the coding sequence TTAATACCTAATATTACCCATCCTCTTTTTACTAGTGAGTCTGTTGCTCCTGGTCATCCTGATAAGATTTGCGATCAAATTGCTGATGCAATTTTGGATGCTTTTTTAAAACAAGATCCACATGCCAAAGTAGCATGTGAGGTTTTTATTACTACAAATTTTGTTTTAATTGGTGGTGAAGTTCATAGTCATGCTCAAGTTGATTATCAAGCAATTGCGCGAAAAGTTATTACTGAAATTGGTTATATAAATGATGAAATTGGATTTAATGGTTTTACTTGTGAAATTAAAGTGTTAATTCATGAACAATCACCTGATATTTTACAAGGTGTTGAATTAAAAAATCATCAAATTGGTGCTGGTGATCAAGGAATAATGTTTGGTTATGCATGTCAGCAAACATTAGAATATATGCCATTAGCAATTGTTTTAGCACATGAATTAATTAAACGAGCTACAAAATTACGAAAGGAAAAAAAATTTAAGTATGCACTTCTTGATATGAAAGCGCAAGTTACTATTGATCAAGAAGACCCTAAAAATTTAAAAATACATACTATTTTAATGAGCATTCAACATCAAGCAAATTATGATGAAAAACAATTTAAAACATTTATTCATAAAGAAATTATGCAATATATTGCTAATAAATATCATTTAAATCTTGATTTTAAATATTTAATTAATCCAACTGGTAAATTTGTAATTGGTGGACCTGCTGGTGATACTGGTTTAACAGGAAGAAAATTAATGGTTGATACTTATGGTGGAGCTGCTTGTCATGGTGGGGGAGCTTTTTCAGGAAAAGATCCCACTAAAGTTGATAGAACGGGTGCTTATTATGCTAGGTATATTGCTAAAAATATTGTTGCTGCTAACTTAGCAAAGATTTGTGAAGTACAATTAGCTTATGCAATTGGTTCAGGAGTTCCAATTGCAATATTTGTTAATACTCATCAAACTATTATTTCCGGTTTAACAGAGGCAAAATTAACAGAAATAATTTATCAAGTCTTTGATTGTTCTGCTAGTGCTATGATTGATAAATTAGAGTTATTTAAACAAAATTATCAACAATTATCAACTTATGGTCATTTTGGTAGAAATGATTTACAATTACCTTGAGAGAAATTAGATAAAGTTAGTTTATTGAAAACTTATTTACCAAAAAAATAA
- a CDS encoding IS30 family transposase: MYKYLTIESIIAIKEYKSYGFSIRKIAKAIDYSKSTVHRVCRLLNQNLLPLEILNKIQKNKQNAGRKLIILTLIEINTINHLLITKNYALDIIANFLKENKIKSISTKTLYNMFKTNRMGFDENNLLRKGKNKPHKQKETRGRINNCKSIHERNLIIPNIKNIEEFGHLEGDTIIGKDHKSSIITLADIWSKTTIPLATKNNKSENITKSIIKFISKLQKGTVKTITFDRGKEFSKWKLIEKNCNVKIYFADPGKPCQRGLNENNNGILRRYLPKSTDLSSYKQEDLNTIAFQINSTPRKSLSYKRPIDLIQLF, from the coding sequence ATGTATAAGTATCTGACTATTGAATCAATAATAGCAATAAAAGAATATAAAAGTTATGGATTTTCGATTCGTAAAATAGCAAAAGCCATTGATTATAGTAAATCAACTGTACATAGAGTTTGTAGATTATTAAATCAAAACTTATTACCATTAGAAATATTGAATAAAATTCAAAAAAATAAACAAAATGCAGGTAGAAAATTAATAATTTTAACTTTAATAGAAATTAATACTATTAATCATTTGTTAATTACTAAAAATTATGCTCTTGATATAATTGCTAATTTTTTAAAGGAAAATAAAATAAAAAGTATTTCAACAAAAACTTTATATAACATGTTTAAAACAAATCGAATGGGTTTTGATGAAAATAACTTATTGAGAAAAGGAAAAAATAAACCTCACAAACAAAAAGAAACTAGGGGCAGAATTAATAATTGTAAGTCTATTCATGAAAGAAATTTAATCATTCCTAATATTAAAAATATAGAAGAATTTGGTCATTTAGAAGGTGATACTATCATTGGTAAAGATCATAAAAGTTCTATTATTACTTTAGCTGATATATGATCAAAAACCACAATTCCTTTAGCAACTAAAAATAATAAATCAGAAAATATTACAAAAAGTATAATAAAATTTATTTCAAAGTTACAAAAAGGAACAGTTAAAACTATTACTTTTGATCGTGGTAAAGAATTTAGTAAATGAAAATTAATCGAAAAAAATTGTAATGTTAAGATTTATTTTGCAGATCCTGGTAAACCTTGTCAAAGAGGTTTAAATGAAAATAATAATGGTATTTTAAGAAGATATTTACCAAAATCTACAGATCTATCTTCATATAAACAAGAAGATTTAAATACTATAGCATTTCAAATTAATTCTACACCCAGAAAATCACTATCTTATAAAAGACCAATAGATTTAATACAATTATTTTAA
- a CDS encoding Mbov_0401 family ICE element transposase-like protein, with protein sequence MSFNYLWTLKEATKRMYQSFRDDVKNQWEKTDWRILKERDRKYIPVKIKTRTRNTINGLVTYKCRDYKYYDEQLKKWVPICLLDEKLQLPKYKRTCQDIKNNVIEHFADGKRYIDILHTMKQTKFSTTSISRLFQEYQVSKLDVPKIKLEPNQFIYISIDDGHRKFWKFKRNSGKYSMRLVLFCTDNVNHKLVNKRVDVIIRPTKTKIGVQKTAEFILEQGNRFFENFDQAKIIICGDSAEWIKDVANYLDAQFVLDKFHLVKKLYVGIIAGNKGKYFEEYNTCRNFIENGQYDELIKYMNEILKNHKKLKKQYFKNLNCKIKKDTYIKIKLC encoded by the coding sequence ATGAGTTTTAATTATTTATGAACTTTAAAAGAAGCAACAAAAAGAATGTATCAATCATTTAGAGATGATGTAAAAAATCAATGAGAAAAAACAGATTGAAGAATCTTAAAAGAAAGAGATAGAAAATATATCCCCGTTAAAATTAAAACAAGAACTAGAAATACTATCAATGGTCTTGTTACTTATAAATGTCGTGATTATAAATATTATGATGAACAATTAAAAAAATGAGTTCCTATTTGTTTATTAGATGAAAAATTGCAATTACCTAAATACAAAAGGACTTGTCAGGATATCAAAAATAATGTTATTGAACATTTTGCAGATGGAAAAAGGTATATTGACATTTTACATACTATGAAACAAACAAAATTTAGCACAACAAGTATTAGTAGATTATTTCAAGAATATCAAGTTAGTAAATTAGATGTTCCTAAAATAAAATTAGAACCAAATCAATTTATTTATATTAGTATTGATGATGGACATCGAAAGTTTTGAAAATTTAAACGAAATTCTGGTAAATATTCAATGCGTTTAGTGTTATTTTGTACAGATAATGTTAATCATAAATTAGTTAATAAAAGAGTAGATGTAATAATAAGACCAACAAAAACTAAAATTGGAGTTCAAAAAACTGCTGAATTTATTTTAGAACAAGGAAATAGATTTTTTGAAAATTTTGACCAAGCAAAAATCATTATTTGTGGTGATAGTGCAGAATGAATTAAAGATGTTGCTAATTATTTAGATGCACAATTTGTTTTAGATAAATTCCATTTAGTTAAAAAGTTGTATGTAGGAATTATTGCTGGAAACAAAGGAAAATATTTTGAAGAATATAATACTTGTAGAAACTTTATTGAAAATGGTCAATATGATGAATTAATAAAGTATATGAATGAAATATTAAAAAATCATAAAAAATTAAAAAAACAATATTTTAAAAACCTGAATTGTAAAATTAAAAAGGACACTTATATAAAAATTAAATTGTGTTAA
- a CDS encoding ankyrin repeat domain-containing protein codes for MPKNKFLTAIEEGDLQTVKTLLLNSDNNKFDMEGALITAADYGHIEIVRFLIENNTDINHINSTKDTALMLAAEQGHTEIVNLLITNGANVNHINNTKDTALTLSIEQGHTEIVNLLITNGANVNYINKDYDTLLLLATKKGYIKIVNLLITNGANVNHKNEINGDHTALTLAAEQGHTEIVNLLITNGANVNHKTKFGNTALTKAAKNGHLNVVDLLIANDADINQINLRGETALIRAQKQKHTKVEKILTKQCSLESNKNEINAINYNNKPSIKVTVLLY; via the coding sequence ATGCCTAAAAATAAATTTTTAACAGCTATTGAAGAAGGTGACTTACAAACAGTTAAAACTTTACTACTTAATTCTGATAACAATAAGTTCGATATGGAGGGTGCCTTAATAACAGCTGCTGATTATGGTCACATTGAAATAGTTCGATTTTTAATCGAAAATAATACTGATATCAATCATATAAATAGTACAAAAGATACTGCTTTAATGTTAGCTGCTGAACAAGGTCACACAGAAATAGTTAATCTTTTAATAACAAACGGTGCTAATGTTAATCATATAAATAACACAAAAGATACAGCTTTAACACTTTCTATTGAACAAGGTCACACAGAAATAGTTAATCTTTTAATAACAAACGGTGCTAATGTTAATTATATAAATAAAGATTATGATACACTTTTATTATTAGCTACCAAAAAAGGTTACATAAAAATAGTTAATCTTTTAATAACAAACGGTGCTAATGTTAATCATAAAAATGAAATCAATGGTGATCATACTGCTTTAACACTAGCTGCTGAACAAGGTCACACAGAAATAGTTAATCTTTTAATAACAAACGGTGCTAATGTTAATCATAAAACAAAATTTGGCAATACTGCTTTAACAAAGGCCGCTAAAAATGGCCATTTAAATGTAGTTGATTTATTAATAGCCAATGATGCTGACATTAATCAAATAAATTTACGTGGTGAAACTGCTTTAATAAGAGCACAAAAACAAAAACATACAAAAGTAGAAAAAATTTTAACAAAACAATGTTCTTTAGAATCTAATAAAAATGAAATCAATGCAATTAATTATAATAATAAACCATCAATAAAGGTTACTGTTCTTTTGTATTAA
- a CDS encoding copper homeostasis protein CutC has translation MFLEVIATSLKDIEKINNSLANQVELCTAMEFGGYTPSYELIAEACKISLKPVMVMVRNNNNGFNISDNDFKIFKRDIEFIKTTHASGIVCGILTKDNNIDVERMSEIIKLAKPLKITFHRAFDEIFNKKQALEQLVKLGVTTVLTSGGQDNIVNNINKFKELKKLNLPIKILAGGGVNLENVNVLLKNGINDIHIGKCVHEDNNFNNPINYKLINNIKNMA, from the coding sequence ATGTTTTTAGAAGTAATAGCTACATCTTTAAAAGATATAGAAAAAATTAATAATTCTTTAGCTAATCAAGTTGAGCTTTGTACTGCTATGGAATTTGGTGGTTATACTCCAAGTTATGAATTGATTGCTGAAGCATGTAAAATTTCATTGAAACCAGTAATGGTTATGGTTAGAAATAATAATAATGGTTTTAATATTAGTGATAATGATTTTAAAATCTTTAAAAGAGATATTGAATTTATTAAAACAACTCATGCATCAGGTATTGTTTGTGGTATTTTAACTAAAGATAATAATATTGATGTTGAAAGAATGAGTGAAATTATTAAATTAGCAAAGCCTTTAAAAATAACTTTTCATCGTGCTTTTGATGAAATTTTTAATAAAAAACAAGCTTTAGAACAGTTAGTAAAATTAGGTGTTACTACAGTTTTAACTTCTGGTGGTCAAGATAATATTGTGAATAATATTAATAAATTTAAAGAATTAAAGAAATTAAATTTACCAATAAAAATTCTTGCTGGCGGTGGAGTTAATTTAGAAAATGTTAATGTTTTATTAAAAAATGGTATTAATGATATTCATATTGGAAAATGTGTGCACGAAGATAATAATTTTAATAATCCTATTAATTATAAATTAATTAATAATATTAAAAATATGGCATAA